The genomic region AGAGAGAAATTCTGTTAAAAGCCGCCCCATATATAACGTTCGGAAAGCGTGTAATGAAACTTCTATATATGTTCACCGTTCTTATAAACCTTCATAAGAACGGTTTCTGCACTCTGGACGATGTATATAAGGTGGCAAGACTCGTGGACTCAAATGCATGGAGAAGCAAAGAGAACTGGGCAAAAAGATTTCTTAAATCAAAGTATGTTCGGGGCATCTTTGGAGACAAAGTTTATCTAGCAAGCCAGCGTAAGATGTTCGGCGGTTTTGTTGTAGATATACCGGCATCTGAGTTGGATAGTTACAAGAAATTCGTTAAGGCGCTTGTTAAGCGTACTATCTGCAGATTAAAAATTCCTATCAGCTGTGAAAGCATCGCGAAGAAATTCAATATAAGCAAAAGAACTGCGCGCTACATTATCAAGGAACTTGAGAATGATGGTGTTATTAAAGTGAGCGAGATTTATGTTACCGTAAACACTCCAAACAGAACCGATAACGGCTTCAAACGCGAGAAAGACCTTCAGGTGAATTCATTACAACTATCAAATATGTACGGCATAAAC from Mesotoga infera harbors:
- a CDS encoding winged helix-turn-helix domain-containing protein, with the protein product MKLLYMFTVLINLHKNGFCTLDDVYKVARLVDSNAWRSKENWAKRFLKSKYVRGIFGDKVYLASQRKMFGGFVVDIPASELDSYKKFVKALVKRTICRLKIPISCESIAKKFNISKRTARYIIKELENDGVIKVSEIYVTVNTPNRTDNGFKREKDLQVNSLQLSNMYGINQNKMLGTNAAVANCHSITNANYRLLGNRCCIYFDGNELWRHLGFEGPVDYDVIARMRETASGASRIYGCLKFMRRYSRNQVMYAYS